Within Vicia villosa cultivar HV-30 ecotype Madison, WI linkage group LG1, Vvil1.0, whole genome shotgun sequence, the genomic segment aaacattgagggCTGTGAAGAATTAGTGGTTTGGAAGAGAGAGGGTGAATGAGCTTTAATAGCTTGATTATAGAAACCAACAAGTCCATCAGGTTGGAAATTTTTGCCAATGTTGCTTTTCATCCTCAAAATGAGTTTAATTACTTCTTATGTGCGAGGTAAACGTGTTGATTATATTCCTTCTATCATTAATTCGTTGATTCATCTACAACCACCAAATAGATGTAACATCCAAAATAGAAGGAGTACTAGTATAACCGGAGAAATATGTGAGgtaataaaaattgagttttgtcAACCCGGAAATGAGTGGATTATTGTGAGGTGGTACTCCATTtatgtctttttttattttaaaatcttaatATCAAACCTTGTGAATGACTAATCCAGTCCATTTGTATAACTTGACTCCTTATACCTCTATTAATGACAAAAGAGTTCAAATTAAAGatcatcaaattcaaaattaaacatgaaattgaacttaaaatatcaataatatgAATAATCACATTTATACATTTCTCAATATTTCCATTTCCATGTAATGTAATACTCTTACTCACATTTAAAATCCCAATATATAATTAGAAACGAAGGATATACCAACAATACTCAACTTGCATAGAAAAGCAAAAAGTTCAAGGAAACTTCATACTCATCATCATGCATGCACACTCTCTCTCTCCGCGTTCTCTCTTGCAGCTGTTTGTGAAATTcaatagaaataaataataacaataaaatgaATAGAATTTAATAGTACTATTATAGATTATATTTTTGATATAAGGTCGTAGAATTTACtcaaacaataatataaaaacCAAAACTAATAAATGAGGATCCGTTATCGCCTGCGCCGCAACCGCTTTGTACATCAGATCTccactttttctcttctttccccGCCACCACCCACTACAAAATCCAACTCAtcttacttcacatttttcaatCTTCTTCTAAATCTAAAGCTATCAATGATAAATATAAATCAATATTATCAACAAGTTTGTTTATATAATTTACGCGCTAGGAACTTGCTTACTTCAAGAAATTTTTTAGTCAACTTCGTAACATGGGCATTTAATTTCGTACAtattaaacaaacaaataatGAGTAATATATAGGTTTGAGTTTATCACTGTATACTTCATTCAAACATCTATTCACATTCTCAATTCCTCTCTTCAAGAGGAACTTAGATTATTCTAATTTGGTATGTTTAAAATTCTTCATTGAATCTCAACTCTTAAAGCATTGTTTTCTTTTCTAGTTTCTTGCATGCAAGATTTTTGGTTAGTAGTGGTGTTGGAACATTTGACAATAACTTTAGTGTAAACTTTACAGGTTATTTAATTTATAAGGCAACATGAACAAGGCCATTTTAGCTCCAATTTTTCTTGGAGTTTTGGCGTGTTGGAGTGCGATTTCGGTTATTGCTGAAGATCGATCTTTGTTTTTCACATGGGAAATTACTAGTGGAACAATTTTTCCTCTTGGTGTTCCTCAAGaggttggtgttttttttttctttcaactctttaaaatgtTATTGGAAAAATGAATGATATTAATTTACTGTTTTACCAGGGTATTCTTATCAATGGCCAATTTCCAGGCCCTACAATTGAAGCCATCACAAATGACAATATTGTTGTTAATGTCATTAACAAGTTGGATGATAAATTTCTCATTACATGGTTAGTGGTTCTCCCTTATTAGTCGTTAATTGAATCATAATTGAAGAGTATGCACGGACACGTGGACACTGACATTTACATGACATCAATACTGACATTTCGACATCagtgataatttgaaaaaaatgaataaattgaaaataatcacaagtagagctgtcaaataagccCTATATTTGAAAACCCTACTTATTTAGCCCCATCAAAACCCTAATATATTAAACCCTTATTATTGGAAATTTATTTTAGGCTCTAAAATATTAGGCCCTTTccataatacaattttttttggcCCCATTAAAAGACCCTATTTTATTCCAAAAACTTGCACCAAGATTATATTTCTATGTCGATAAAATCGTTATACACATAAAACTATATATAGCCTGAATCGATAAAATAACTATAAGATCCAGTTCTCTTGATTCGTTGTTATCTGTTATAGCTTAATAAAGTGCTTATTGTTTAAGCTATTTCAATAAGTGTATGTTTGGAtcatatgtttatatgttgttttcaaCTTTATTTCAATAATAAACTCTCTATGATTGATAGCTTTTGAAAACAGATAATGGAGATATGTGTTTTTTTTGGCtctttcaacaagtgtttaaaGTAGTAGATAAACTAATATAAGTTAATCTGAAAATGTGATAGTGTTGCTAACTGCACTGTCAACACTACTGCAATTTAGTACtaattttgttttgaataaaaGTACTGAGAATAAAAAGATAAATGGGGAGAGAGAGGTTTGTTTTGTTTAAgtaaaagaaaaagtgaaaaaaataacGTGATCTAGAAATGAGAAAGAGAGATGTGCAACATGTAAACTTTGCCTTCGATGGAATAACTTTTTGTGGTTGTTGATTTCTGTTACTGAGTTCTATGTGTTTTTTAGTTTTTCAATTTTAGATGGACACAcaatgtaattttttatttttatttttcaaaattatgtttttttaattttatttgggcCTTATGGCCCCCTTTTAAATTTTAGGACCTTCTATCTCTAGGCCCTATGTATTTGAGGGCTTACTATTGTTAAACTTTTTTAGGCCCTCTTAATATTGGAGTTGGGGCCCAAATTAATTGGCCccttaaattgacacctctaaTCACAAGTGTTAATATTATGTCACTATCGGTGTCTGATACGAACACGTCTTTTTTTAAAGATGTTAATGCTACTTAGACATAGAGATTCGAGCATTTAATTAATCCATTATGTGTTGTGTAATATAAAACAGGAGTGGTGTAAAACAAAGAAGGACATCATGGCAAGATGGAGTAATAGGAACTAATTGTCCAATCCCTCCAAACTCAAACTGGACATACAAATTTCAATTGAAAGATCAAATTGGAACCTACACATATTTCCCATCAACCAAAATCCATAAAGCTGCTGGTGGTTTTGGAGCACTCAACATTGCTCAAAGATCTGTTATATCCATTCCATATCCTGCCCCAGATGGTGAATTCACCCTGCTTATAGGTGATTGGTACAAGCCCAACCACaaggtttgtaaaaaaaaaaatcctttaaataattgatttacattaatatatattaatatataaatataaataaattctgTTGTCAAAGATTGAACCATGATTAGCAGTGTACTCCTATTTAAGTCAACTAACACGTACTAGTTGAGTTACTTCACCCACCATATATTTACCatctatttcaaataattgatcaCTTAAATCTGTAAAATTCATTTGTAGGTACTAAGGAGACTATTAGATGTTGGCAAAAGCCTTCCTTTACCTGATGCTCTTCTTATAAATGGTCAAAAAGATTTTGCTGTATTTACAGGAGAAGCAGGTAAACCTACCATACCATTAATGAGAAATGTTTTTCCGAATATTTATACAATTTccggctttttaattatttttctcagttgtttgttcttttattttaagAACAAACAACGGAGAAAATTGATATCATCATGAAtaaaatttgtttgaaaattGATTTGTTTTAGGGAAAACATACAAGTTCAGGGTGTCTAATGTTGGGCTAGCAACCTCAATTAACTTTCAAATTCAAGATCATTCATTGAAGCTCATTGAAGTTGAAGGTGCTCACACGTTGCAAGAAACATATAAGTCACTCGATATTCATGTTGGACAATCGATGACATTTTTAGTCACACTAGATAAGTCAGCGGGTGACTATTACATTGTTGCATCGAGCCGTTTCATCGAGACTAATCTTACTACCATTGCAACACTTAGATATTCTGGATCCAACCGTAAGGCCTCGGGTCAATTACCCATTGACCCGACTATCGATCTAGATTGGTCCATGAAGCAAGCTAGAACCTTCAGGTATAGTCTTTTCTTAATCTATGTGTAAATACCTTAAACAACTTCGGACGTTTTGAATTCTAACTCTATTTTCGTTTGTTGTTTTCAAAGACTGAACTTGACAGCAAACGCTGCTCGGCCAAATCCCCAGGGATCGTTCCACTACGGAACCATCCCTGTGATGAGGACATTGCTATTGGCAAACACAAAATCCATCGTAAATGGAAAGCTACGCTATGCAGTAAACGGAATTTCGCACATCAATCCAAGCACACCATTGAAGCTTGCCGACTATTTTAACCTTCCTGGAGTCTTCGATCTCAACACAATCAAGGATGTTCCTTCTTCAGGTTCCCTTGTCAAGCTTGGAACATCTGTAATAGGTTTCGCTCTTCATGACTTTGCAGAAATAATCTTCCAGAACAATGAAAACACTATTCAGTCATGGCACTTGGATGGATCTAGCTTCTATGTTGTTGGGTAAGCCAAgacaccaatttttttttttcaattaagttaaacttaattaaatttcTGTATACCATAGAATTATTTAATAATCTGGTTTTGATTGAACCAAAATATATTTAGATTTGGAAATGGTATATGGACACCTGATGTGAGAAACACATACAATTTGGTTGATGGAATTACAAGATACACTGTTCAGGTGAGTCAATTTATTTttgatcattttttttttctagttttatttcaaaattttgtTACATTTGATTGATTAGAAACTCTCTTGCATGAACAAAAAAATAGGTGTATCCAAAATCATGGACTACAATATTGGTGTCTTTGGACAATAAGGGCATGTGGAATTTGAGGTCTGCAATATGGGAAAATAGATATTTGGGACAAGAGTTGTATATGAGGGTTTGGAACAATGAACAAAGCCTATACACTGAGACTAATATCCCTTTGAATGCATTGTTTTGTGGCAAGGCTAAACATTTGCCTAAATTTTAAGAACTACTTAAGAGATATACAATTTGATTAATGATATGATTAAGTGTGTAACTTAATTCTTTTCTTAAGATTATTTTGTTTAGAAATTTCAGTTACAAGGGTGTGACTGTAGtgcaaaatgaaaaggaaaagggGTGTATTTATTTCAGTAATGAAAGTCCTAATTGATTTGATGTTTTATTAGATTATTATTTATTGTAATCATAATAAAAGTACTTTCTTGTTCTCTTTTCTATTGTAATAAGTGGTGCACGTCCTGCCTTTCAATAACAGTTTCCAGACTGTGATAGAAATAGCAAACTTACAACCACACCCTACTTAACAACGGTATGACCCACATGATGATATCCCTTTTCCAACCGTTGTAAAACGGGCTTTCCGTAGTAGTGCAAACTTAAAGAAAAGAGAgtgaaaaattcaaaattaaattttgatgtGCCTTGAAATGAAAGTATGAACATTTCTTATATAATATTGTAAACTAACTAAAGTATGTAAATTAAACAATCCGAGActtagaatttctttttcttatatAATATTAGAAACTAACTAAACTAAACTGTATAAGTTAAGCAATGTGAGACATATAGTATTTTTTATAACACAAAAATACATGTTTTTTAAAAATGTGGAACTTAaggattttttttcaaattcatcCCTGTAGTGGAACTTTGACATTTGCATTCACAAATCGTTCCAACATTAAATAGTGACATTAAATGTTCCAATAATATCCTACTTTAGTTTAGAAAAGAATTTTAAAAGTAGTGTTAAAAGCTTCTATAAAGTATTACATTATGAAAGGTGTCGACTAACTTGAGTTTGTGGCAAAAAATTTTCaaatcattcattttttttttaacttcttcctaattcaaaataaattatgataAGAAAAGTGAGAAGTTACCTCGTTATCGTCATGGTTTTTCCATGAGACATATGTTGACTTCTTTGTCGAAGGAGTCCATATCATGTTCTTCCCAGGGGATATAAGATTTCTTTTCTTCCTTCTGAGATTTTTTTTCCCTTTTATGATTTTGCTCTTCTTTCGGATTTCAGGGGCATTTTCGTCTTATATGTCATTTCTTCCTATTTTGAAAACATACAAGAGTGAATGTTAATTTTCCTCTTCTTTTACTTTGTCCTTCTTGTTATCTTATACGCTTCATGAATCTCTTGAAGTTCTTTACGATTAGTGGCATTTCTTCATTGGAAGAGTCAGAATCTTCTTATTCAACCTCGAGAGCTAGACTCTTCATCATTAGTGAGTCTTTTCGGTTCCATCTTGTGTTCCTGAAATTTATCAAACAAAGTTGACATGTCCAGAGTTAACAAACCCCTAGATTCAAAAATCGTATTGACTTTTGGTTCATAGTTGCCATTTTGGGATCTAAGGATTTTTACAACCAAGTCCTCATTTTGAAAAGTACACCAAAGAGTTTGCATGTGACTAACGATATGAATGAATTGCTTTTGCATGTCATAGATGTTCACGTCAGGTATCATTATGAAAACCCATACTCATGGAATAATGTGTTAAACTTGACATCTTTATCTCAGTAGTATCTTAATGGGTAACTAGAAGGGCATCCCACATTTCTTTAGTTGCTTCGTAGTGAGAAACACACAAGAATCCATCAAGACCGAGAGCGGTATGGATCATTGTTTTTCCTTTCAAACCGCATTGCACTTTTTCTTTCTCATCTTTGGCCTAATCATCTTCATTGTCTTTGTTCACCACAACACCATTAATTTCATGTGAGGGCAAAAATGTATCTTTTTTACAGGCTTCCAAATACCCCGATCCATccccaaaataaaatattaaaatatattcttTTTGCAAAGCATATTCTTTTCCATTAAAGGATGTGAGTTTGTTTATTGAATAGCATAAAGTCATTTCCTTCCTCCTGGGATACTTAGTCTAATAAAGGAGTTAGGTTATAATGGCACTTTTTGAACAAATGACTCCAAGCACAAGGGGAATAGGGGGTGAATTTTAGTATTCAAAATCTGCGATTACTTTAAACTGATTACTAAAAACAGTATGTTGTGCTAGTATAGTTAAAAATAGAGATAACAACGGAAAATGGATTCAAATAAATGTAAAGGAAAGTAAATGACTGAAATTAGAGAAAGAGAGAGGAGgagaaagagatagagagagaga encodes:
- the LOC131607825 gene encoding L-ascorbate oxidase homolog — its product is MNKAILAPIFLGVLACWSAISVIAEDRSLFFTWEITSGTIFPLGVPQEGILINGQFPGPTIEAITNDNIVVNVINKLDDKFLITWSGVKQRRTSWQDGVIGTNCPIPPNSNWTYKFQLKDQIGTYTYFPSTKIHKAAGGFGALNIAQRSVISIPYPAPDGEFTLLIGDWYKPNHKVLRRLLDVGKSLPLPDALLINGQKDFAVFTGEAGKTYKFRVSNVGLATSINFQIQDHSLKLIEVEGAHTLQETYKSLDIHVGQSMTFLVTLDKSAGDYYIVASSRFIETNLTTIATLRYSGSNRKASGQLPIDPTIDLDWSMKQARTFRLNLTANAARPNPQGSFHYGTIPVMRTLLLANTKSIVNGKLRYAVNGISHINPSTPLKLADYFNLPGVFDLNTIKDVPSSGSLVKLGTSVIGFALHDFAEIIFQNNENTIQSWHLDGSSFYVVGFGNGIWTPDVRNTYNLVDGITRYTVQVYPKSWTTILVSLDNKGMWNLRSAIWENRYLGQELYMRVWNNEQSLYTETNIPLNALFCGKAKHLPKF